The Streptomyces sp. HUAS MG91 sequence CATTGTATCAGGAGTAGACAACGTACACGACGGTGTGTACGTTGTACGAGAAAGATACGGCGTACACAACCGAGGAGCCCCCCATGGCCGACGCGACTGACGACACCCTCCGCATCGCGGTGCTCATCGGCAGTACCCGGGACGGGCGGTTCGGCCCGGTCGTCGCGGACTGGATCGCCGGACACATCGCCGAGCGCGAGGACATGGAGGCCGACCTGATCGACCTGGTCGACACGCCCCTGCCCACCGTCCTCCCGGCGTTCGGCCGGCCGCCCAGCGACGAGGTCGTGTCCCTGCTCGGCGCGGTCACCCCGCGGCTGGCCGGTGCCGACGCCTTCGTGATCGTCACCCCCGAGTACAACCACAGCTTCCCCGCGTCCCTGAAGAACGCCATCGACTGGCACAACGAGCAGTGGCACGCCAAGCCGGTCGGCTTCGTCTCCTACGGCGGGATCGCCGGCGGCCTGCGCGCCGTCGAACAGCTCCGTGTCGTCCTCGCGGAGCTGCACGCGGTCACGATCCGCAACACCGTCAGCTTCCACAACTACGGCGAGGTCTT is a genomic window containing:
- a CDS encoding NAD(P)H-dependent oxidoreductase — its product is MADATDDTLRIAVLIGSTRDGRFGPVVADWIAGHIAEREDMEADLIDLVDTPLPTVLPAFGRPPSDEVVSLLGAVTPRLAGADAFVIVTPEYNHSFPASLKNAIDWHNEQWHAKPVGFVSYGGIAGGLRAVEQLRVVLAELHAVTIRNTVSFHNYGEVFGADGKPSDPASDVAAKAMLDQLTWWGQALRTARQARPYAV